A genomic window from Leptolyngbya sp. BL0902 includes:
- a CDS encoding DUF362 domain-containing protein: MLSISDVSIYSDSQISYPLLSPFNSDVSYPEDPFEGTLEVDSRNRVYSAVRQSLYLLGLDKENFDTSSWNPLKNLINSGETVLVKPNAVMHLNMNPSDSVFASITHGSVIRAVIDYIYIALAGKGRVIIADAPLAHSDFEQWLNTTGIHKIIELYREKKNFEIDIFDLRNLYVPWDFEHNYAPSKGRNIEIRDPNGYQEVDLYDASEFSNFSQEDINRLYGSDYKRQKTVVHHSNGHHKYYVSKTVLKADVFISVPKLKVHSKVGITANLKGMVGTQGDKNYIPHHRVGSPNVGGDEHPDLGFAQNTLNRYRMWLLTNILSHENKTADFLYKRLVLIQKLGQKIIDKLGRIRHGEKYKGNIVGGSWYGNDTSWRMTLDLTKIVLFADEEGNLCNHPQRKFFSVIDGIVGGEGEGPLAPTSKHSGVVLAGFNPLSVDIVAARLMGFDYRKIKMLEQGLKRPWLQLWEGEANQIAVFSNKPEYSSLMNNTQARFLDFTPPVGWQDHIEVG, translated from the coding sequence ATGCTATCAATTTCCGATGTTTCAATTTACAGCGACTCTCAGATTTCTTATCCGTTACTGTCACCATTCAACTCGGACGTCTCTTATCCAGAAGATCCATTTGAAGGGACTTTAGAAGTAGACTCGAGGAATCGAGTTTACAGTGCTGTTCGCCAATCCTTATATCTCTTAGGATTAGACAAAGAAAACTTTGATACCTCTAGCTGGAATCCCTTAAAAAATCTGATTAATAGCGGAGAGACTGTTCTAGTAAAGCCTAATGCGGTTATGCATCTTAATATGAATCCGAGTGATTCAGTCTTTGCAAGCATAACGCACGGTTCAGTGATTCGAGCTGTGATTGACTACATATATATAGCACTTGCTGGAAAGGGACGAGTCATTATTGCAGACGCCCCGTTAGCTCATAGTGATTTTGAACAATGGCTCAACACAACGGGAATACATAAAATTATTGAGCTATATCGAGAAAAGAAAAATTTTGAAATTGACATTTTCGATCTTAGAAATCTATACGTTCCCTGGGACTTTGAGCATAACTATGCTCCCTCTAAAGGCCGAAATATAGAAATTCGGGATCCAAACGGCTATCAAGAAGTTGACTTATATGACGCAAGCGAGTTTTCTAATTTTAGTCAAGAAGATATCAATCGACTGTACGGTTCTGACTATAAAAGGCAAAAAACAGTTGTTCATCATTCAAATGGACATCATAAGTACTATGTCTCTAAGACGGTTCTTAAAGCAGATGTTTTCATTTCTGTGCCCAAATTAAAAGTTCACAGCAAGGTTGGAATCACCGCCAATTTAAAGGGAATGGTAGGAACTCAAGGCGATAAGAATTACATTCCTCATCATAGAGTCGGAAGCCCGAATGTTGGTGGAGATGAACATCCAGACTTAGGTTTCGCTCAGAATACGTTAAACCGCTATAGAATGTGGCTATTGACGAATATTCTATCTCATGAAAATAAAACTGCTGACTTCCTTTACAAGAGACTAGTTCTTATTCAAAAATTAGGTCAAAAAATTATCGATAAATTGGGCCGAATTAGACATGGAGAAAAGTACAAAGGTAATATCGTAGGAGGTTCTTGGTACGGGAATGATACATCGTGGCGCATGACACTTGATCTCACAAAAATCGTTTTGTTTGCTGATGAGGAAGGTAATCTCTGTAATCATCCTCAGCGCAAGTTCTTCTCAGTTATAGATGGTATTGTAGGTGGCGAAGGAGAAGGGCCACTAGCTCCAACCAGCAAGCATTCGGGTGTTGTTTTAGCAGGCTTTAATCCTTTGTCCGTAGATATAGTCGCTGCACGATTAATGGGTTTTGATTATCGAAAAATAAAAATGCTTGAGCAAGGATTGAAAAGACCTTGGCTCCAATTATGGGAAGGAGAGGCTAATCAAATAGCAGTATTCTCAAATAAGCCTGAGTATTCTTCTCTTATGAATAATACTCAGGCTCGTTTTTTAGACTTTACTCCTCCTGTAGGTTGGCAAGATCATATTGAAGTAGGCTAA
- a CDS encoding aminotransferase class I/II-fold pyridoxal phosphate-dependent enzyme has translation MMPSESSMFPIFYGIDTQVKHNLERVLRAFRQHRVGSHHFSSVSGYGHDDLGRDTLDNVFAEVFQAEAALVRSQFVSGTHAIACALYGVLRPGDECLAVAGAPYDTLEEVIGLRSSGQGSLAEFGITYRELPLTAADSVDWDALETAIKPNTRLVHIQRSCGYSWRTTLTIAEIERIVATVKRQKSDVVCFVDNCYGEFLEDREPTAVGADLMAGSLIKNPGGTIATTGAYVAGRADLVEAAACRLTAPGIGSSGGSSLNQNRLMYQGLFLAPQMVGEAMKGNYLLAATFDALGYPVKPNPTVAQRDVIQAIKLGSPEKMVAFCKAIQQHSPIDAYVEPVPAVTPGYDTQLVMAGGTFIDGSTSELSADGPLREPYVVYCQGGTHWTHVALAVEAAVAAIGPA, from the coding sequence ATGATGCCGTCAGAGTCCTCAATGTTTCCGATTTTTTACGGAATTGACACCCAGGTCAAGCATAACCTTGAGCGGGTGCTCAGGGCGTTCCGGCAGCATCGGGTAGGAAGCCACCATTTCAGCAGCGTGTCGGGCTATGGCCACGATGACCTAGGCCGAGACACCTTGGATAACGTATTTGCGGAGGTATTTCAGGCGGAAGCAGCCCTCGTGCGATCCCAATTTGTGTCGGGTACCCATGCCATTGCCTGCGCCCTCTACGGCGTTCTTCGCCCTGGGGATGAATGTTTGGCAGTAGCAGGAGCCCCCTACGACACCCTGGAGGAGGTGATTGGGTTGCGTTCGTCGGGCCAGGGTTCGCTGGCAGAATTTGGGATCACCTATCGAGAATTACCGTTAACCGCCGCCGATTCCGTGGATTGGGACGCCCTGGAAACCGCCATTAAACCGAATACTCGGCTGGTACACATTCAGCGTTCCTGCGGCTACAGTTGGCGCACAACCCTAACCATAGCCGAAATTGAGCGCATCGTGGCGACGGTGAAACGGCAGAAATCCGACGTGGTGTGTTTTGTCGATAACTGCTATGGCGAATTTTTAGAAGATCGCGAACCCACCGCCGTCGGGGCTGACCTGATGGCCGGATCGCTGATTAAAAACCCCGGCGGCACCATCGCCACCACTGGGGCCTACGTGGCCGGACGGGCGGATTTGGTGGAAGCGGCGGCCTGTCGGCTAACGGCACCGGGAATTGGCTCCAGCGGTGGTTCCAGCCTCAACCAAAACCGTCTGATGTACCAGGGGCTTTTCCTTGCGCCGCAAATGGTGGGGGAAGCCATGAAGGGGAATTATCTGTTAGCCGCCACCTTCGATGCCCTGGGCTATCCGGTCAAGCCCAACCCGACCGTTGCCCAGCGGGACGTGATTCAGGCCATCAAACTCGGTTCGCCAGAGAAGATGGTTGCCTTCTGCAAGGCCATCCAGCAGCATTCTCCCATTGATGCCTACGTGGAACCCGTCCCCGCCGTCACTCCGGGCTACGACACCCAACTGGTGATGGCCGGAGGCACCTTCATCGACGGCAGCACCTCGGAACTCTCCGCCGATGGCCCCCTGCGCGAGCCCTACGTGGTCTACTGCCAGGGCGGCACCCACTGGACGCACGTGGCCCTGGCGGTGGAGGCGGCGGTGGCAGCCATTGGCCCAGCCTAG
- the mrdA gene encoding penicillin-binding protein 2, translating to MTLLRQLPSKLPSMVGSLQGGRTVGRRFQAVFLLLLFALILGSFGLRLFQLQVVDGDRNRQRADSNRIRLVPKRPARGTITDRNGRILAGSRLSHTVSIWPIALPKEEWPAVIDRLATVLKMPAEDIQRRVEQAGYSSIESITIAQGISTAQATALSEYLSELPGVRLEAEAVRNYPNGDLAAHILGYTGELTDAQLAERRAQGYRMGDVVGQSGAEAVFESTLRGQWGGQQVEVDSAGRIIQILGDKPSVSGQDVQLTIDIELQRAAEAALGNRRGAIVVMDANNGEILAMASWPTYDPNIFTGPISQAQWAQLQGSNHPFLNRALRAFAPASTFKIVTTAAAIDLGGWDPNTVLPTFPYLQVGGVRFGEWNHAGFGPLGFTGAMAWSSDTFFYQTARRMGGPPLIEMTRRFGFGRRTGIELAVEESAGLVPDDDWKRETLGTSWVIGDAINMSIGQGYLTSTPLQVANMFAVVANDGYLVRPHINRDNEEARLWREHVGLSDVTLDILHRGLRQVITGGTATALNVSHIPPFAGKTGTAEAPPGLSHAWFGAYAPMENPEIVVVSFAEHSGGGGGRVAAPMVLQVLEAYFGYQREAADQP from the coding sequence ATGACTCTTCTTCGACAGTTGCCCTCAAAACTGCCCTCCATGGTGGGTTCCCTTCAGGGAGGGCGCACCGTAGGGCGACGTTTTCAGGCGGTTTTTCTGCTGCTGTTGTTCGCGCTGATTCTGGGATCCTTTGGGCTGCGGCTGTTTCAGCTTCAGGTGGTTGATGGGGATCGCAATCGGCAGCGGGCCGACAGCAACCGGATTCGCCTCGTCCCCAAGCGCCCTGCGCGAGGCACCATCACCGACCGCAACGGCAGAATTTTGGCGGGTAGTCGGCTGTCCCATACGGTGTCGATTTGGCCCATCGCCCTGCCCAAGGAAGAGTGGCCAGCGGTGATTGATCGCCTCGCCACGGTGCTGAAAATGCCCGCCGAGGACATTCAGCGGCGGGTAGAGCAGGCGGGCTATTCGTCCATTGAGTCCATCACCATTGCCCAGGGGATTAGCACAGCCCAGGCAACGGCCCTCTCGGAGTACCTCAGCGAACTGCCGGGGGTGCGCCTGGAGGCCGAGGCGGTGCGAAATTACCCCAACGGCGACCTAGCGGCCCACATTCTGGGCTACACCGGAGAACTCACGGACGCCCAACTGGCGGAGCGCCGTGCCCAGGGCTATCGCATGGGTGACGTGGTGGGCCAATCTGGGGCTGAGGCGGTTTTTGAGTCTACCCTGCGGGGCCAGTGGGGCGGGCAGCAGGTGGAGGTGGACAGCGCCGGACGCATCATCCAAATTTTGGGGGATAAGCCCTCGGTGTCTGGCCAAGATGTGCAGCTCACCATCGACATCGAACTGCAACGAGCCGCCGAAGCCGCCCTGGGCAATCGTCGTGGGGCGATTGTGGTGATGGATGCCAACAACGGCGAAATCCTGGCCATGGCCAGTTGGCCCACCTACGACCCCAATATTTTTACTGGCCCCATCAGCCAAGCCCAGTGGGCACAGCTTCAGGGTTCTAATCATCCCTTCCTAAACCGCGCCCTGCGGGCCTTCGCCCCGGCCAGTACCTTCAAAATTGTCACCACGGCGGCGGCGATTGACCTGGGCGGATGGGATCCCAATACTGTTTTGCCCACCTTTCCCTATCTTCAGGTGGGGGGGGTGCGCTTTGGCGAATGGAACCACGCTGGCTTTGGGCCGCTGGGCTTCACCGGAGCCATGGCCTGGAGCAGCGACACCTTCTTCTACCAAACCGCCCGCCGTATGGGTGGCCCGCCGCTAATTGAGATGACTCGCCGCTTCGGGTTTGGGCGCAGAACGGGCATTGAGCTGGCGGTAGAAGAAAGCGCTGGCCTAGTGCCCGATGATGACTGGAAGCGAGAAACCTTGGGCACCTCCTGGGTCATTGGTGACGCCATCAATATGTCCATTGGCCAGGGCTACCTCACCTCCACGCCGCTCCAGGTGGCCAATATGTTTGCGGTGGTGGCCAACGATGGCTACCTCGTCCGCCCCCACATTAACCGAGACAACGAAGAAGCCCGCCTCTGGCGCGAACATGTGGGGCTGAGCGATGTCACCCTCGACATCCTGCACCGGGGCCTGCGCCAAGTGATTACGGGCGGCACGGCTACGGCCCTAAACGTCTCCCATATTCCCCCCTTTGCGGGCAAAACAGGCACCGCCGAAGCCCCCCCAGGGCTCTCCCACGCTTGGTTTGGAGCCTATGCCCCCATGGAGAACCCAGAAATCGTCGTGGTCTCCTTTGCTGAACACTCCGGTGGCGGTGGCGGTCGCGTGGCGGCCCCCATGGTGCTTCAGGTGCTAGAAGCCTACTTTGGCTATCAACGAGAAGCCGCCGACCAGCCCTAG
- a CDS encoding FkbM family methyltransferase, with protein MNFKILAAKAKKYAQVLESIIRPQKYYIYPKTSYSHHRISFSQEGEDLVLMRMFEGQESGFYVDIGAHHPQRFSNTYLFYLKGWKGINIDAMPGSMDSFKKIRPRDINLEITVSDKEEILTYYEFDEPALNGCSVELSKEYENLSSHRIINEIKVKAKPLSDVLDSYLETGQSIDFISIDVEGLDYQVLTSNDWKKWRPKVLVIEDLENRINSQKTQIQAFLEDQGYCLYSRLVNSAIFRNIEKN; from the coding sequence ATGAATTTCAAAATCTTGGCCGCTAAAGCTAAAAAATACGCTCAAGTTTTAGAGTCTATTATTAGACCTCAAAAATACTACATATATCCAAAAACAAGCTACTCTCATCATAGAATTTCCTTTTCCCAAGAGGGAGAGGATCTTGTCTTGATGCGAATGTTTGAGGGACAGGAAAGTGGCTTTTACGTAGATATTGGTGCCCACCATCCTCAACGCTTTTCAAACACATATCTATTTTACTTAAAGGGCTGGAAAGGCATAAATATTGATGCAATGCCCGGAAGCATGGATTCCTTTAAGAAGATAAGGCCGCGAGATATTAACTTAGAGATTACGGTCTCTGACAAAGAGGAAATATTGACATACTATGAATTTGATGAGCCTGCTTTGAATGGCTGCTCAGTTGAGCTATCAAAAGAGTATGAAAACCTCTCTTCTCATAGAATCATTAATGAGATAAAAGTTAAGGCAAAGCCTCTTTCTGACGTTTTAGACAGCTATCTTGAAACAGGGCAGAGTATTGACTTTATAAGTATAGATGTCGAAGGGCTGGACTATCAAGTCTTAACATCTAACGACTGGAAGAAATGGAGACCTAAAGTTCTAGTTATTGAGGATTTAGAAAATAGGATAAATTCTCAGAAAACTCAGATTCAAGCATTTCTAGAAGATCAAGGTTATTGCCTTTATTCTAGACTTGTCAATAGTGCTATTTTTAGAAATATAGAGAAAAATTAG
- a CDS encoding PD-(D/E)XK nuclease family protein: MERSEVIALIQQELPRLMAQEPQMREFVLQTVSDFYMGRREADIKFDRILAELQQDREEQARKWDEQNRKWDEQNRKWDEQAHQWDEQNRKWDEQNRKWDEQNRKWDEQNRKWDEQLAEIRRLDKRFDSTIGALGARWGLSAEASFRNALAGILTQSFGVEVLNLTLYDQAGDVFGRPDQVEIDLIIKNGTTIACEIKSSIDKAGMYSFGRKVDFYEKHEQRPISRKIVVSPMVDHRALPVAKALGIEIYSYADDIQDI; this comes from the coding sequence ATGGAGCGATCTGAAGTCATTGCTCTGATTCAACAAGAACTCCCCCGACTCATGGCCCAAGAGCCCCAGATGAGGGAGTTTGTTCTGCAAACCGTCTCAGACTTTTATATGGGACGGCGAGAAGCCGATATCAAATTTGACCGCATCCTAGCCGAGCTACAGCAAGATCGCGAAGAACAAGCCCGCAAGTGGGACGAGCAAAACCGCAAGTGGGATGAACAAAACCGCAAGTGGGACGAGCAAGCCCACCAGTGGGACGAACAAAACCGCAAGTGGGACGAACAAAACCGCAAGTGGGACGAACAAAACCGCAAGTGGGATGAACAAAACCGCAAGTGGGATGAGCAGCTAGCGGAAATTCGGCGCTTGGATAAACGGTTTGATAGCACGATTGGGGCTTTAGGGGCTCGATGGGGGCTATCTGCTGAGGCCAGTTTCCGTAATGCGCTGGCGGGCATTTTGACTCAATCTTTTGGGGTGGAAGTGCTCAATCTCACCCTCTACGACCAAGCGGGCGACGTCTTTGGCCGACCGGATCAAGTAGAGATTGACCTCATTATTAAAAATGGCACCACCATAGCCTGTGAGATCAAGTCCTCTATCGATAAAGCCGGGATGTACAGCTTTGGCCGCAAGGTAGATTTCTACGAAAAGCACGAACAACGACCCATTAGTCGCAAAATCGTTGTCTCACCCATGGTCGATCATCGGGCCTTGCCCGTCGCCAAAGCTCTGGGCATCGAAATCTATAGCTATGCCGATGATATTCAGGATATCTAG
- a CDS encoding Uma2 family endonuclease — MNTLTPPLENGDRLTRYEFERRASHASSPKKLELINGVVHMAAALRYRSHGLPHSHIMTWLGLYAAYTPGLELADNATVRLDVDNEPQPDALLRLEEDYGGQSRISDDDYIEGAPELIVEIAGSTISYDLHDKLQVYRRHGVKEYMVWRVYDHAIDWFHLEEGNYVPLSPNEQGLIESKLFPGLVLALDAMLNHNLVDVLAEQQTHLSHKKYLDFYQELQDRLF; from the coding sequence ATGAACACCCTCACTCCTCCCCTAGAAAATGGTGATCGCCTCACCCGCTATGAGTTTGAACGACGGGCAAGCCATGCCTCATCCCCCAAAAAGCTCGAACTCATCAATGGAGTTGTCCACATGGCTGCTGCCTTGCGCTATCGTTCCCACGGGCTACCTCACAGCCATATCATGACCTGGCTGGGGCTCTATGCTGCCTACACTCCCGGTCTTGAACTGGCAGATAATGCCACCGTTCGCCTGGATGTGGATAACGAACCCCAGCCTGACGCATTACTTCGGCTTGAGGAAGATTATGGGGGCCAATCTCGCATTAGTGATGATGACTATATTGAAGGCGCACCCGAACTCATTGTCGAGATTGCAGGCTCCACGATTTCCTACGATTTACACGATAAATTACAGGTTTATCGTCGTCATGGGGTAAAAGAGTATATGGTTTGGCGAGTCTATGACCATGCCATTGATTGGTTTCATCTAGAAGAAGGCAACTATGTGCCCCTCAGCCCTAATGAACAAGGGCTCATTGAAAGCAAACTGTTCCCAGGCTTGGTTTTAGCACTCGACGCCATGCTCAATCATAATTTAGTGGATGTTTTGGCTGAGCAGCAGACTCATCTAAGCCATAAAAAATATCTTGATTTTTACCAAGAGCTACAAGATCGCTTGTTTTGA
- a CDS encoding acyl-CoA desaturase — protein sequence MTATTPTSTLSRDWVTLWFMVAMHGLALLAFLPGNFSWAAVGVALLLHWVTGCLGITLGWHRLISHRSFQVPKWLEYFFVFCGTLACQHGPITWVGLHRHHHAFSDQSNDHHDSNKGFWWSHMGWMFRDVPAKREMGRFTRDIAEDPVYLFFEKYFLATQIVLGVVLYLLGGWPFVLWGIFVRLVVVYHCTWLVNSATHKFGYRTYETTDKSTNCWWVAVVTYGEGWHNNHHAFQYSARHGLQWWEIDITWMTIRLLEMVGLAKKVKLANTNAAE from the coding sequence ATGACTGCAACAACCCCTACCTCCACGCTCTCCCGCGACTGGGTAACGCTATGGTTCATGGTCGCCATGCATGGCCTAGCGCTATTGGCCTTTTTGCCCGGAAACTTTTCCTGGGCGGCGGTAGGGGTGGCCCTGCTGCTGCACTGGGTAACGGGTTGCCTAGGCATTACCCTCGGCTGGCACCGTCTAATTTCCCACCGCAGCTTCCAGGTGCCCAAGTGGCTGGAATACTTCTTCGTGTTCTGCGGCACCTTGGCCTGCCAGCACGGCCCCATCACCTGGGTCGGCCTGCACCGCCACCACCACGCCTTCTCTGACCAAAGCAACGACCACCACGACTCCAACAAAGGCTTCTGGTGGAGCCACATGGGCTGGATGTTCCGGGACGTGCCTGCCAAACGAGAAATGGGCCGCTTCACCCGCGATATTGCAGAGGATCCCGTTTATCTCTTCTTTGAAAAATATTTTCTGGCCACACAAATTGTTCTGGGTGTGGTTCTATACCTCCTGGGCGGCTGGCCCTTTGTGCTGTGGGGGATCTTCGTCCGCCTCGTCGTGGTCTACCACTGCACCTGGCTGGTGAACAGCGCCACCCACAAGTTCGGCTACCGCACCTACGAAACCACCGATAAATCCACCAACTGCTGGTGGGTGGCCGTCGTCACCTACGGCGAAGGCTGGCACAACAACCACCACGCCTTCCAATACTCCGCCCGTCACGGCCTCCAGTGGTGGGAAATTGACATCACCTGGATGACCATCCGCCTGCTGGAAATGGTGGGCTTGGCCAAAAAGGTGAAGCTGGCAAACACCAACGCCGCCGAGTAA
- the aspS gene encoding aspartate--tRNA ligase: MRTHYCGTLRASDIGSTVTLFGWVDRRRDHGGVIFVDLRDRTGVVQIVSDPERTPESYPQADPLRNEYVVKIVGRVSQRQEGSINPKLSTGEVEIYADSIELLNAVRKPLPFQVSTADSESVREDLRLRYRYLDLRRERMAQNLKVRHEVIKAIRRFLEDQEGFMEVETPILTRSTPEGARDYLVPSRVNPGEFYALPQSPQLFKQLLMVSGVDRYYQVARCFRDEDLRADRQPEFTQLDMEMSFMTQDEILALNEALVAHIFKTVQGIDIPRPFPRLTYAEAMDRYGSDKPDTRYGLELVDVSDLVKDCGFKVFSGAVADGGIVKVLPIPGGNEQISNVRIKPGGDIFKIASEAGAKGLAYIRVRAEGAVDTIGAIKDNLPAEKMQELLSRTHAQEGDLLLFGAGPTDIVNATLDRVRQAVAKEMNLIPDGKLNLLWVTDFPMFEWNADEQRLEALHHPFTAPHPDDVADLKTARAVAYDLVLNGYEIGGGSLRIYQPDVQQRVFDTIGLTTEEAKDKFGFLLEAFEYGTPPHGGIAYGLDRLVMLMAGEESIRDAIAFPKTQQARCLLTQAPSGVDEAQLKELSIASTYEPEKDED; encoded by the coding sequence ATGCGTACCCACTACTGCGGCACCCTCCGAGCCAGCGACATTGGCAGCACCGTTACCCTGTTTGGCTGGGTAGACCGTCGCCGGGATCATGGGGGCGTGATTTTTGTTGACCTGCGGGATCGTACCGGGGTGGTGCAGATTGTCAGCGACCCCGAACGCACCCCGGAGTCTTACCCCCAGGCCGACCCCCTGCGGAACGAGTATGTGGTGAAGATTGTGGGGCGGGTGAGCCAGCGCCAAGAGGGTTCCATCAACCCCAAGCTGTCCACCGGGGAAGTGGAGATTTATGCCGATTCCATTGAACTGCTGAACGCCGTTCGCAAGCCCCTACCCTTCCAGGTGTCTACGGCGGATTCGGAATCGGTGCGGGAAGACCTGCGCCTGCGCTACCGTTACCTAGACCTGCGGCGGGAGCGGATGGCCCAGAACCTTAAGGTGCGCCATGAGGTGATCAAGGCGATTCGTCGCTTCTTGGAAGACCAGGAAGGCTTCATGGAGGTGGAAACCCCCATCCTGACGCGCTCGACCCCCGAAGGCGCACGGGATTATCTGGTGCCCTCGCGGGTGAACCCTGGGGAGTTCTACGCCCTGCCCCAGTCGCCCCAGTTGTTTAAGCAATTGCTGATGGTGTCTGGCGTAGACCGCTACTACCAAGTGGCCCGCTGCTTTCGGGACGAAGACCTCCGGGCCGACCGTCAGCCGGAGTTCACTCAGCTCGACATGGAAATGAGCTTCATGACCCAGGACGAAATCCTGGCCCTCAACGAAGCGCTGGTGGCCCACATTTTCAAGACCGTGCAGGGCATCGACATTCCCCGCCCCTTCCCTCGCCTCACCTACGCCGAGGCCATGGATCGCTACGGCAGCGACAAGCCCGACACCCGCTACGGCCTGGAACTGGTGGATGTGTCTGACCTGGTGAAGGACTGCGGCTTTAAGGTGTTTTCTGGCGCGGTGGCCGATGGCGGCATCGTCAAGGTGCTGCCCATCCCCGGCGGCAACGAGCAAATTTCCAACGTTCGCATCAAGCCCGGTGGCGACATCTTCAAAATTGCCTCTGAAGCCGGAGCCAAAGGACTCGCCTACATTCGGGTACGGGCCGAGGGCGCGGTGGATACCATCGGAGCCATCAAAGACAACCTGCCCGCCGAGAAGATGCAGGAATTGCTGAGCCGTACCCACGCCCAAGAGGGGGATCTGCTGCTCTTCGGCGCTGGCCCCACGGATATTGTCAACGCCACGCTGGATCGGGTGCGGCAGGCGGTGGCCAAGGAAATGAATCTGATCCCCGACGGCAAACTGAATTTGCTGTGGGTGACGGATTTTCCCATGTTTGAGTGGAACGCCGACGAACAGCGCCTCGAAGCCCTGCACCACCCCTTCACCGCCCCCCACCCCGACGACGTGGCCGACCTCAAAACCGCCCGCGCCGTGGCCTACGACCTGGTGCTCAACGGCTACGAAATCGGCGGCGGCAGTCTGCGCATCTACCAGCCCGACGTGCAGCAGCGGGTGTTCGACACCATCGGCCTCACCACCGAGGAAGCCAAGGACAAATTCGGCTTTTTGCTAGAAGCCTTTGAGTACGGCACCCCTCCCCACGGCGGCATTGCCTACGGGCTAGATCGCCTGGTGATGCTGATGGCCGGAGAAGAGTCCATCCGCGACGCCATCGCCTTCCCCAAAACCCAGCAGGCCCGCTGCTTGCTCACCCAAGCCCCCTCCGGCGTGGATGAGGCCCAACTGAAGGAACTCTCCATCGCCTCCACCTACGAACCAGAAAAAGACGAAGACTAA
- a CDS encoding ABC transporter ATP-binding protein: protein MADTVIQVENLGKKYILGHQQEGHSRYVALRDVIADGAKSVARRLRHPGKRQPNPNQEEFWALKDVSFEVKQGEVVGIIGRNGAGKSTLLKILSRITEPTEGRIKLRGRVASLLEVGTGFHPELTGRENIFLNGAILGMSRAEINRKFDEIVEFAEVSRFLDTPVKRYSSGMYVRLAFAVAAHLEPEILVVDEVLAVGDAAFQKKCLGKMGDVAKQEGRTILFVSHQMSAIKNLCSRTIMLNSGSIYHDGDPQAGITLYLQDLASASNQTSLENVRRTGTGVLKIVNFWLENINGERVTAVASGDTVKMVFQCRVNGNSSPKNISLGFSLHTHLGDLLSVLYSDYMGVNLDDLKKDGCISFTISDFPFSRGRYYVGARVVVNDIESDWPKDFIGSIDVEDGSFYGKGRTPHSGIGPILIKGDWSINSQEASLQKLHDHEFQNLGR from the coding sequence ATGGCGGATACGGTCATCCAGGTCGAAAATCTTGGCAAAAAATATATCCTGGGCCACCAGCAGGAGGGGCATTCTCGCTATGTAGCGCTGCGGGATGTGATTGCCGATGGGGCCAAGTCCGTAGCGCGACGGCTGCGGCATCCCGGTAAACGCCAGCCCAATCCCAACCAGGAAGAATTTTGGGCGCTGAAGGATGTGTCCTTTGAGGTGAAGCAGGGCGAGGTGGTGGGCATTATTGGCCGCAATGGGGCGGGTAAGTCTACGCTGCTAAAGATCCTCAGCCGGATTACGGAGCCGACGGAGGGGCGGATTAAGCTGCGGGGTCGGGTAGCCAGTCTGCTGGAGGTGGGCACGGGCTTTCATCCAGAGCTAACGGGGCGGGAAAATATTTTTTTGAATGGGGCCATCCTGGGGATGAGCCGAGCCGAAATTAACCGCAAGTTTGATGAAATTGTGGAATTTGCCGAGGTTTCTCGGTTCTTGGATACTCCGGTAAAACGGTATTCCAGCGGGATGTATGTGCGGCTGGCGTTTGCGGTAGCAGCCCACCTAGAGCCAGAGATTTTGGTGGTGGATGAAGTGCTGGCCGTAGGGGATGCGGCATTTCAGAAGAAGTGTTTGGGCAAGATGGGAGATGTGGCGAAACAAGAGGGACGAACGATTTTATTTGTTAGCCATCAGATGTCGGCTATTAAGAACCTTTGCTCTAGAACAATTATGCTAAACAGCGGCTCTATCTATCACGATGGAGATCCGCAGGCAGGAATTACTCTTTATCTACAGGATCTTGCCTCTGCATCAAATCAAACGTCTCTTGAGAATGTTAGGCGTACTGGAACAGGGGTTTTAAAGATAGTCAATTTTTGGTTGGAGAATATAAATGGAGAAAGAGTGACAGCCGTTGCATCTGGAGATACTGTCAAAATGGTTTTTCAGTGCCGGGTTAACGGCAATAGTTCTCCTAAAAATATTTCTTTAGGCTTTAGCTTGCATACGCATCTAGGCGATCTGCTGTCAGTTTTATATAGCGACTATATGGGAGTTAATTTAGATGACCTAAAAAAAGACGGATGTATTAGTTTTACAATATCTGATTTTCCCTTCTCTAGGGGTAGATATTATGTAGGTGCTCGTGTTGTGGTGAACGACATAGAATCTGACTGGCCTAAAGATTTCATTGGCTCTATAGATGTAGAGGATGGCAGTTTCTATGGGAAAGGAAGGACTCCACACAGCGGAATTGGGCCAATTCTTATAAAGGGCGATTGGTCGATAAATTCTCAAGAAGCATCGCTCCAAAAACTACACGATCATGAATTTCAAAATCTTGGCCGCTAA